A region of Haloplanus sp. XH21 DNA encodes the following proteins:
- the thrS gene encoding threonine--tRNA ligase, which yields MSDIVVTLPDGSELTVEEGSTVEDVAFEIGPGLGRDTVAGVVDGDLVAKATPLHDDIDLVIVTEDSDEYLRVLRHSAAHVFAQALQRLHPEAELAIGPPTDDGFYYDVTNVDLDSEDLAEIEAEAAEIIAADLDIERIERPREEVKEQYADNPYKQDILETEAAGEDPVTLYRQGEFEDLCQGPHVDSTGEIGAFKLLNISSAYWRGEEDNDTLTRVYGTAFADEEAMEAYLERRREAEKRDHRKLGQELDLFSIDEVTGPGLPLYHPNGKRVLDELSAFARDMNLDAGYDPVETPHLFRTELWKKSGHYENYVDDMFLLDVNDEEYGLKPMNCPGHATIFDQKSWSYRDLPVRYFEDGKVYRKEQRGELSGLSRVWAFTIDDGHMFVRPDQIEDEVTLVIDNIFRVFETFDLDAEVALATRPEKSVGSDEIWERAQSQLRAVLESQDIAYDVEAGDGAFYGPKVDFAFEDALGRKWDGPTVQLDFNMPERFDLTYTGEDNEDHRPVMIHRALYGSYERFLMVLIEHFDGKFPLWLAPEQVRILPVSDDNLGYAKQLKNRYLDDFRVDIEDRSWTVGRKIQQAHTDRVPYMLIVGDDEETAGTVSVRDRTERERKDIDPDSFATHLRTERDEKRIEPDFLSE from the coding sequence ATGAGTGATATCGTAGTGACGCTCCCCGACGGATCGGAACTCACCGTCGAGGAGGGGTCGACGGTCGAGGACGTCGCCTTCGAAATCGGGCCAGGACTCGGCCGCGATACGGTGGCTGGCGTCGTCGACGGCGACCTCGTGGCCAAGGCCACCCCACTGCACGACGACATCGACCTCGTCATCGTCACCGAGGACAGCGACGAATATCTGCGCGTGTTGCGCCACTCGGCCGCCCACGTCTTCGCCCAGGCACTCCAGCGCCTCCACCCCGAGGCCGAACTCGCCATCGGGCCGCCGACCGACGACGGCTTCTACTACGACGTGACGAACGTCGACCTCGACAGCGAGGACCTGGCCGAAATCGAGGCGGAAGCCGCGGAGATCATCGCCGCGGATCTCGATATCGAACGCATCGAACGCCCGCGCGAGGAGGTGAAAGAGCAGTATGCCGACAACCCCTACAAACAGGACATCCTGGAGACGGAAGCGGCGGGCGAGGATCCCGTTACCCTCTACCGACAGGGCGAGTTCGAGGACCTCTGTCAGGGCCCCCACGTCGATTCGACCGGTGAGATCGGCGCGTTCAAACTGCTGAACATCTCCTCGGCGTACTGGCGTGGCGAGGAGGACAACGACACGCTCACCCGCGTCTACGGAACGGCCTTCGCCGACGAAGAGGCGATGGAAGCCTATCTCGAACGCCGACGCGAGGCCGAGAAGCGCGACCACCGGAAACTCGGCCAGGAGCTCGACCTGTTCTCCATCGACGAGGTGACCGGGCCGGGTCTCCCCCTCTATCACCCCAACGGCAAGCGCGTGCTCGACGAACTCTCGGCCTTCGCGCGCGACATGAACCTCGATGCGGGCTACGACCCCGTCGAGACGCCACACCTCTTCCGGACGGAACTCTGGAAGAAGTCGGGCCACTACGAGAACTACGTCGACGACATGTTCCTCCTCGATGTCAACGACGAGGAGTACGGCCTGAAGCCGATGAACTGCCCCGGCCACGCCACCATCTTCGACCAGAAATCCTGGAGCTATCGGGATCTTCCCGTCCGCTACTTCGAGGACGGCAAGGTGTATCGCAAGGAGCAGCGCGGCGAACTCTCCGGTCTCTCGCGAGTGTGGGCGTTCACCATCGACGACGGCCACATGTTCGTCCGTCCCGACCAGATCGAGGACGAAGTGACGCTCGTCATCGACAACATCTTCCGCGTGTTCGAGACGTTCGATCTCGACGCGGAAGTCGCGCTCGCGACCCGCCCGGAGAAGTCCGTCGGGAGCGACGAAATCTGGGAGCGCGCGCAGTCGCAGCTGCGCGCCGTCCTCGAATCGCAGGACATCGCATACGATGTCGAGGCGGGCGACGGCGCGTTCTACGGGCCGAAAGTCGACTTCGCGTTCGAGGACGCCCTCGGCCGCAAGTGGGACGGCCCGACGGTCCAACTCGACTTCAACATGCCCGAGCGGTTCGATCTGACCTACACCGGTGAGGACAACGAGGACCACCGCCCGGTGATGATCCACCGCGCGCTCTACGGCAGTTACGAGCGATTCCTGATGGTGCTCATCGAGCATTTCGACGGCAAGTTCCCGCTGTGGCTGGCGCCCGAACAGGTGCGCATCCTCCCCGTCAGCGACGATAACCTGGGATACGCCAAGCAACTCAAGAACCGCTATCTCGACGACTTCCGGGTCGACATCGAGGACCGCTCCTGGACCGTCGGCCGCAAGATCCAGCAGGCCCACACCGACCGCGTGCCGTACATGCTCATCGTCGGCGACGACGAGGAGACGGCCGGCACCGTCTCCGTCCGCGACCGGACGGAGCGAGAACGGAAGGATATCGACCCCGACTCGTTCGCCACCCACCTCCGCACGGAACGCGACGAGAAGCGCATCGAACCGGACTTCCTGTCGGAGTAG
- a CDS encoding PRC-barrel domain-containing protein: protein MDGTPQEITTLVGREVYSNNGVFVGEVEDVRLDLSQQSVTGLALGELSQELFASRIESGKGVMIPYRWVRAVGDVILINDVVERLEDEGEDEEIVA from the coding sequence ATGGACGGCACGCCACAGGAGATCACGACGCTCGTCGGGCGCGAGGTGTATTCGAACAACGGGGTTTTCGTCGGAGAGGTCGAAGACGTCCGCCTCGACCTGAGCCAGCAGTCCGTCACAGGACTCGCGCTCGGCGAGCTCAGCCAGGAACTGTTCGCGAGCCGTATCGAATCCGGCAAGGGCGTGATGATCCCCTACCGCTGGGTCCGGGCCGTCGGTGACGTGATCCTCATCAACGACGTGGTCGAACGCCTCGAAGACGAGGGCGAGGACGAGGAGATCGTCGCCTAA
- a CDS encoding hemolysin family protein gives MVDVGLSVARLLVALFLVALNGFFVAAEFAFVRVRATSVEQLVAEDRPGATSLQDVMTDLDNYLAVTQLGITLASLGLGWAGEPAIASLLEPALGGVLPPTLVHIAAVAVGFSVITFLHVVFGELAPKTFAIAQTERFSLYLAPPMKAFYYLFYPGIVVFNGTANAFTQLLGVPPASESDETLGERELRRVLARSGEAGDIDVEEVAMIERVFELDDTTVRGVMVPRPDVVSVSADAALPTIRETIFESGHTRYPVVEADDPNQVVGFIDVKDVLRASEGRAPDAATAADIAREILVVPETTTINDLLLQFQGERQQMAAVIDEWGSFEGIATVEDVVEAVVGDLRDEFDIDERESAIRRRADGAFDIDGGVAITAVNDVLDADLGHETVDTIGGLVLSRLDRAPEPGDSVDIEGYHVEVTGVEGTRISTVRIQASDGDGDNDEN, from the coding sequence ATGGTAGATGTCGGCCTGTCGGTGGCCCGACTCCTCGTCGCCCTGTTTCTTGTGGCGTTGAACGGCTTTTTCGTCGCCGCGGAGTTCGCTTTCGTCCGGGTCCGCGCGACATCCGTCGAGCAACTCGTCGCTGAGGACCGCCCCGGCGCAACGAGTCTTCAGGACGTGATGACCGATCTCGACAACTATCTCGCGGTGACCCAGCTCGGCATCACGCTCGCCTCGCTGGGGCTCGGGTGGGCGGGCGAACCCGCCATCGCGTCGCTGCTCGAACCGGCGCTGGGTGGAGTTCTCCCGCCGACGCTCGTCCACATCGCCGCCGTCGCCGTCGGGTTCTCGGTCATCACGTTCCTCCACGTCGTCTTCGGCGAACTCGCGCCCAAGACGTTCGCCATCGCCCAGACCGAGCGGTTCTCGCTGTATCTCGCCCCGCCGATGAAGGCCTTCTACTACCTGTTTTACCCCGGCATCGTCGTCTTCAACGGTACGGCCAACGCGTTCACGCAGCTGCTTGGAGTGCCGCCGGCGTCCGAATCGGACGAGACGCTGGGTGAGCGGGAACTCCGCCGGGTGCTGGCGCGTTCCGGCGAAGCGGGCGATATCGACGTCGAGGAGGTGGCGATGATCGAACGCGTGTTCGAACTCGACGACACCACCGTGCGGGGGGTCATGGTGCCGCGGCCGGACGTAGTGAGCGTGTCCGCCGACGCAGCGCTCCCCACGATCCGGGAGACCATCTTCGAGTCGGGCCACACCCGCTACCCGGTCGTCGAGGCCGACGACCCGAACCAGGTGGTCGGCTTCATCGATGTCAAGGACGTGTTGCGCGCGAGCGAGGGCCGGGCTCCGGACGCCGCGACGGCCGCCGACATCGCCCGCGAGATACTCGTCGTCCCGGAGACCACGACGATAAACGACCTCCTGTTACAGTTCCAGGGGGAGCGCCAGCAGATGGCCGCGGTCATCGACGAGTGGGGGTCGTTCGAGGGCATCGCGACGGTCGAAGACGTCGTCGAGGCCGTCGTCGGTGACCTCCGCGACGAGTTCGACATCGACGAGCGCGAATCCGCGATTCGCCGGCGTGCAGACGGGGCATTCGACATCGACGGTGGCGTCGCGATCACGGCGGTCAACGACGTGCTCGACGCCGACCTCGGGCACGAGACGGTCGATACCATCGGCGGCCTGGTTCTCAGCCGCCTCGACCGCGCGCCAGAACCCGGGGACAGCGTCGACATCGAGGGCTACCACGTCGAAGTGACGGGCGTCGAGGGGACCCGGATTTCGACGGTGCGAATCCAGGCGTCGGACGGCGACGGCGACAACGACGAAAACTGA
- a CDS encoding DHH family phosphoesterase, whose amino-acid sequence MSTPAPVSSMSSYAILGCGSVGHAVAEELEEEGKDVLILDQDESRVEALRDQDLDARRTDIREPEVADLVADRDVLLILASDVEANKAAVSTIRERGGDQYIIVRASDPVSEDELTDAGADVVITPSQVIAESALRALETGELEYKAQQLAEILRSGEGSLGILTHDNPDPDSIASAVALQAIAEFHGVEADILYPGDIGHQENRAFVNLLGIELLSLADEQSLDDYALVALVDHMKSGDMGIETSVDIFIDHYEPDSEFDAEFMDVRPNVSSTSTILTKYIQEFDLSPSEAVATALLYGIRAETLDFKRDTTPADLTAAAYLYPFANHDTLEQVESPSMSPETLDVLAEAIQNRQVQGSHLVSNAGFIRDRDALSQAAQHLLNLEGITTTAVFGIADDTIYLAARSKDIRINIGNVLDDAYGGIGDAGGHSTQGSVEIPLGLFTGIEASEDNRDTLLSLAEEAVRKKLFDAMGVESASESGNGS is encoded by the coding sequence ATGAGTACCCCAGCCCCCGTCTCTTCGATGTCTTCGTACGCAATCCTTGGGTGTGGGAGCGTCGGTCACGCCGTCGCCGAGGAACTCGAGGAGGAGGGCAAGGACGTGCTGATCCTCGATCAGGACGAGAGCCGCGTTGAGGCGCTCCGCGACCAGGACCTCGACGCACGCCGGACGGACATCCGCGAACCCGAGGTGGCCGACCTGGTGGCCGATCGCGATGTCCTCCTGATCCTCGCGTCCGACGTGGAGGCGAACAAGGCCGCCGTCTCGACGATCCGCGAACGCGGCGGCGACCAGTATATCATCGTCCGCGCCTCCGACCCCGTTTCCGAGGACGAACTCACCGATGCCGGCGCCGACGTGGTCATCACCCCGTCGCAGGTGATCGCGGAGTCGGCACTGCGCGCCCTTGAGACGGGGGAACTGGAGTACAAGGCCCAGCAACTGGCCGAGATCCTCCGCTCCGGCGAGGGGAGTCTCGGCATCCTCACCCACGACAACCCCGACCCCGACTCCATCGCCAGCGCGGTGGCGCTCCAAGCCATCGCCGAATTCCACGGCGTCGAGGCCGATATCCTCTATCCCGGCGACATCGGCCACCAGGAGAACCGGGCGTTCGTGAACCTGCTCGGCATCGAACTGCTCTCGCTCGCCGACGAACAGTCGCTGGACGACTACGCGCTCGTCGCGCTGGTCGACCACATGAAGTCGGGCGATATGGGCATCGAGACGAGCGTCGACATCTTCATCGACCACTACGAACCGGATTCGGAGTTCGACGCCGAGTTCATGGATGTCCGCCCGAACGTCTCCTCGACGTCGACCATCCTCACGAAATACATCCAGGAGTTCGACCTCTCGCCGAGCGAGGCGGTGGCGACGGCGCTGCTCTACGGCATCCGCGCCGAGACCCTCGATTTCAAACGCGACACGACGCCCGCGGATCTGACCGCGGCGGCGTATCTCTACCCCTTCGCCAACCACGACACCCTCGAACAGGTGGAGTCGCCGTCGATGTCGCCCGAGACGCTCGATGTCCTCGCCGAAGCCATCCAGAACCGGCAGGTCCAGGGGAGCCACCTCGTCTCGAACGCGGGGTTCATCCGCGACCGTGACGCCCTCTCCCAAGCCGCCCAACATCTCCTCAACCTGGAGGGGATCACGACGACGGCCGTCTTCGGCATCGCCGACGACACCATCTATCTCGCCGCGCGGTCGAAGGACATCCGCATCAACATCGGCAACGTCTTGGATGACGCCTACGGCGGCATCGGCGATGCCGGTGGGCACTCAACCCAGGGCAGCGTCGAGATTCCGCTCGGCCTGTTTACGGGGATCGAGGCGAGCGAGGACAACCGCGACACCCTCCTCTCGCTGGCTGAAGAGGCCGTCCGCAAGAAACTGTTCGACGCGATGGGCGTCGAGAGCGCGTCAGAGTCGGGGAACGGCAGTTAG
- a CDS encoding translation initiation factor IF-2 subunit beta, whose protein sequence is MDYEDSLERALTETPEISDAAERFQVPDVDVRSEGNVTIYENFQETHDRLNRDQHHLFKFLQTELGTSASIDDRGRARFTGDFKQSRVQSALDEYVDSFVTCSECDSPDTRLVEERGATVLKCDACGALSSVPEI, encoded by the coding sequence ATGGATTACGAAGATAGTCTCGAGCGGGCGCTGACCGAGACGCCGGAGATCAGCGACGCAGCCGAGCGGTTTCAGGTCCCCGACGTCGATGTCCGTTCCGAGGGGAACGTCACTATCTACGAGAACTTCCAGGAGACCCACGACCGCCTGAACCGGGACCAACACCATCTCTTCAAATTCCTGCAGACCGAACTCGGCACCAGCGCGAGCATCGACGACCGCGGGCGCGCCCGCTTCACGGGCGACTTCAAGCAGTCTCGCGTCCAGAGCGCCCTCGACGAGTACGTCGACTCGTTCGTGACGTGTTCCGAGTGCGACTCCCCCGACACCCGACTGGTCGAAGAGCGCGGCGCGACCGTGCTGAAATGCGACGCCTGCGGCGCGCTGTCGTCGGTACCCGAGATCTAA
- a CDS encoding DUF3604 domain-containing protein, whose product MTPRLGSGATFLAESRKSVRTFLDNAPSIRQLLESRHREVDALHAILPSTVQIGESATLTVQVWDAYERLVREFGGTVEVTTTDPEAIVPDRLRFGGDDDGWVRTGGITFRTPGTQYVRVEHPASGVTAVSNPVDVTESPPTKRLYWGDIHLHSLDSDGVGRPAAGYRFGRDVMALDVVAYTDHDTMGFFIPPSLQRRRMHDHGFDDGVAAADAANDPGSFVTLPAYEWTQQPNRGGHLNVYFESADDVALFDSMAADSDTYETLWARLDRWRAETGRDALTIPHHSAEAMYPFDFSATESDDELAPLVEVYSQWGSSERPATAGNEKPIGGIASGEVGVEGHYVQDAFALGNRVGMLASSDYHGPLPGHSLLHVPPHVPRRAIRDGLGWGTIWRLWDERSYPGGLVALYADELTRGAVFAALRNRSVYGTTQPARIHVAFSVAGTRLRDDDSRAAVDDPAADRTVEVSVAGTAPLRDVVVVKNNREWRTIGGTTALDADIEAYTAAATFRDDDPITGLSWDADRGTDDDVYYVRVHQADGGTAWAGPLWVGAD is encoded by the coding sequence ATGACGCCACGTCTCGGATCGGGGGCGACCTTCCTCGCCGAGAGTCGCAAGTCCGTGCGGACGTTTCTGGACAACGCGCCGTCGATCCGCCAGCTCCTGGAGAGCCGACACCGCGAGGTCGACGCCCTCCACGCGATCCTTCCCTCGACGGTCCAGATCGGTGAGTCGGCGACGCTGACGGTGCAGGTCTGGGACGCCTACGAGCGCCTGGTCCGCGAGTTCGGGGGCACCGTCGAAGTGACGACGACCGATCCCGAGGCCATCGTCCCCGACCGGCTTCGGTTCGGCGGCGACGACGACGGGTGGGTCCGTACCGGCGGGATCACCTTTCGGACGCCCGGCACGCAGTACGTGCGGGTCGAACACCCCGCGAGCGGCGTGACGGCGGTCAGCAACCCGGTCGATGTCACCGAGTCGCCACCCACGAAACGGCTCTACTGGGGCGACATCCACCTCCACTCGCTGGACTCCGATGGCGTCGGTCGGCCGGCAGCCGGCTATCGGTTCGGCCGGGACGTGATGGCTCTGGACGTGGTCGCCTACACCGATCACGACACGATGGGGTTTTTCATCCCGCCGTCGCTCCAGCGCCGGCGGATGCACGACCACGGCTTCGACGACGGGGTGGCGGCCGCCGACGCCGCGAACGATCCCGGATCGTTCGTCACGCTCCCGGCCTACGAGTGGACACAACAGCCCAACCGCGGCGGCCACCTCAACGTTTACTTCGAGTCCGCGGACGACGTGGCCCTGTTCGATTCGATGGCCGCCGACAGCGACACCTACGAGACACTCTGGGCGCGTCTCGATCGGTGGCGCGCGGAGACCGGGCGCGACGCGCTGACGATTCCCCACCACTCCGCCGAGGCGATGTATCCGTTCGACTTCTCGGCCACCGAGTCCGACGACGAACTCGCGCCGCTGGTCGAGGTGTACTCCCAGTGGGGGAGCAGCGAACGCCCCGCGACCGCGGGCAACGAGAAACCCATCGGCGGCATCGCCAGCGGCGAGGTCGGGGTCGAAGGCCACTACGTGCAGGACGCCTTCGCGCTCGGCAACCGCGTCGGGATGCTCGCCTCGTCGGATTACCACGGCCCGCTGCCGGGGCATTCGCTACTCCACGTTCCGCCGCACGTCCCCCGGCGAGCAATCCGCGACGGCCTCGGCTGGGGAACGATCTGGCGGCTGTGGGACGAACGCAGCTATCCGGGCGGTCTGGTGGCGTTGTACGCCGATGAACTCACCCGAGGGGCCGTCTTCGCCGCGCTGCGGAACCGCAGCGTGTACGGGACGACCCAACCGGCCCGCATCCACGTCGCGTTCAGCGTCGCGGGGACGCGTCTCCGCGACGACGACTCGCGGGCCGCCGTCGACGACCCGGCGGCCGACCGCACCGTCGAGGTGTCCGTCGCCGGAACCGCACCGCTCCGAGACGTGGTGGTCGTCAAGAACAACCGCGAGTGGCGAACCATTGGAGGAACGACGGCGCTCGACGCCGACATCGAGGCGTACACCGCCGCTGCGACCTTTCGTGACGACGATCCCATCACTGGACTCTCGTGGGACGCGGACCGCGGCACCGACGACGATGTCTACTACGTTCGCGTCCACCAAGCGGACGGCGGCACGGCGTGGGCCGGTCCGCTCTGGGTGGGCGCCGATTAG
- a CDS encoding DNA-3-methyladenine glycosylase family protein, translating into MERGAIPLSDLDGPFDLQATVESGQSYLWDRPDDEMYERLDVHGGDAWYETVVPSLDRVGNDRAVVRVRQTGDRLEWQSTTDAVPILTHLLRLDDDLDAIRAATPDDPLLDRAFDAYPGLRLVRDPSFPCLVSFICSAQMRVARIHGMQRALAREYGDTVTADGRTYHAFPTPEQLAARTETELRDLKLGYRAPYVQRTASMIADGEATPEAALGKPYEDAREYLTRFVGVGDKVADCVLLFSLDYLEAVPLDTWIRSAIADHYPDCERGSYAETSRAIRERLGGDIAGYAQTYLFHMLRAGDE; encoded by the coding sequence ATGGAACGCGGCGCCATCCCGCTGTCCGACCTCGACGGCCCGTTCGACCTGCAGGCGACCGTCGAGAGCGGGCAGAGCTACCTCTGGGATCGCCCGGACGACGAGATGTACGAGCGGTTGGATGTCCACGGTGGCGACGCGTGGTACGAGACGGTCGTGCCGTCGCTGGACCGCGTGGGCAACGACCGGGCCGTGGTCCGGGTGCGCCAGACCGGCGACCGACTGGAGTGGCAGTCGACCACCGACGCGGTACCGATCCTGACACACCTCCTCCGACTCGACGACGACCTGGACGCCATCCGAGCGGCGACGCCCGACGACCCGCTCCTGGACCGCGCGTTCGACGCGTATCCGGGCCTGCGCCTCGTGCGCGACCCGTCCTTCCCCTGTCTTGTCTCCTTCATCTGCTCGGCGCAGATGCGGGTGGCGCGCATCCACGGGATGCAGCGAGCGCTCGCCCGCGAGTACGGCGACACCGTCACCGCCGACGGGCGCACGTACCACGCCTTCCCGACGCCGGAACAACTCGCCGCCCGGACCGAAACCGAGTTGCGCGACCTGAAACTCGGCTACCGCGCGCCCTACGTCCAGCGGACGGCGTCGATGATCGCCGACGGCGAGGCGACCCCGGAGGCGGCGCTGGGGAAGCCATACGAGGACGCGCGGGAGTATCTCACCCGCTTCGTCGGCGTCGGCGACAAGGTGGCCGACTGCGTGTTGCTGTTCTCGCTCGACTACCTCGAGGCGGTGCCGCTCGACACCTGGATCCGCTCGGCCATCGCGGACCACTACCCCGACTGCGAGCGGGGATCGTACGCGGAAACGTCACGCGCGATTCGGGAGCGACTCGGGGGCGACATCGCCGGCTACGCCCAGACGTATCTCTTTCACATGCTTCGCGCCGGCGACGAGTAG
- a CDS encoding NADP-dependent oxidoreductase — MPASHRAWYFVERPDGEPTLDCFDLRETDRPTPTFGELLVRVDYLSVDPYMRGRMRDSASYADPWGLGDVLEGGVVGEVVESESPEYEAGDLVTGRGTWSDYAVVDADDVAPVDPDVAAPPAYLGVLGMPGRTAYFGLLDVAEPRPGDTVAVSGGAGAVGSTVGQIATLNGCHVVGFAGTDEKTEWLTADLGFDAAVNYATTDDYRAALDEVAPGGVDVYFDNVGGPITDAVFAKLNLDARVAVCGQIAHYNDEGVPTGPRKLPQLIAPRARVEGLLVSDYATRFGPAREQLETWVANGDIDHRETVVEGLENAPEAFLGLFSGDNIGKQVVKVGE; from the coding sequence ATGCCAGCGTCACACCGCGCGTGGTACTTCGTGGAACGCCCCGACGGCGAACCGACCCTCGACTGTTTCGACCTCCGTGAGACCGACCGGCCGACGCCGACGTTCGGCGAACTCCTCGTCCGCGTCGACTACCTCTCCGTCGATCCCTACATGCGTGGCCGGATGCGAGACTCGGCGTCGTACGCCGACCCATGGGGACTCGGTGACGTTTTGGAGGGCGGTGTCGTCGGCGAAGTCGTCGAGAGCGAAAGCCCGGAGTACGAGGCGGGCGACCTCGTGACCGGTCGCGGGACGTGGTCGGACTACGCCGTCGTCGACGCCGACGATGTCGCGCCCGTCGATCCCGACGTGGCGGCACCCCCCGCGTATCTCGGCGTCCTCGGCATGCCCGGCCGGACCGCCTACTTCGGCCTGCTCGATGTCGCCGAACCGCGCCCCGGCGATACCGTCGCCGTCTCGGGGGGCGCCGGCGCCGTCGGCTCGACCGTGGGACAGATCGCGACACTGAACGGCTGTCACGTCGTCGGCTTCGCCGGCACCGACGAGAAAACCGAGTGGCTCACGGCGGACCTCGGCTTCGACGCGGCGGTCAACTACGCCACGACTGACGACTACCGCGCAGCGCTCGACGAGGTGGCTCCCGGCGGTGTCGACGTCTACTTCGACAACGTCGGCGGGCCGATCACCGACGCGGTGTTCGCGAAACTGAACCTGGACGCGCGGGTCGCCGTCTGCGGGCAGATCGCACATTACAACGACGAGGGCGTCCCGACCGGGCCCCGCAAACTCCCCCAGCTTATCGCCCCGCGGGCGAGGGTAGAGGGGCTGCTCGTCTCCGACTACGCGACGCGGTTCGGCCCTGCCCGCGAACAGCTCGAAACGTGGGTGGCGAACGGCGACATCGACCACCGAGAAACCGTTGTCGAGGGGCTGGAGAACGCTCCCGAGGCGTTCCTGGGGCTCTTCTCGGGCGACAACATCGGCAAACAGGTCGTGAAAGTCGGCGAGTAG
- a CDS encoding DUF555 domain-containing protein, whose amino-acid sequence MDCRVVVEAAVPVYDVATPDEAIRIAIAKTGEMLNPDLNYVEIEMGSRTSPSGEELPPAFIAADEALVALELEMKVFNVEQEEHASRIARKEIGQRLENVPLSILSVDPIEEETDDAEDSESNTSDEDGDEDGDEDEDGDELIPEFEELVDE is encoded by the coding sequence ATGGATTGTCGAGTCGTCGTCGAGGCAGCGGTCCCGGTGTACGACGTAGCGACCCCCGACGAGGCGATTCGCATCGCCATCGCGAAGACGGGGGAGATGCTGAATCCGGACCTCAACTACGTCGAGATCGAGATGGGGTCCCGCACCTCCCCGTCGGGCGAGGAACTCCCCCCGGCGTTCATCGCCGCCGACGAGGCGCTGGTCGCGCTCGAACTCGAAATGAAGGTGTTCAACGTCGAGCAGGAGGAACACGCCTCCCGCATCGCGCGCAAGGAAATCGGACAGCGACTGGAGAACGTGCCGCTGTCTATCCTGTCGGTCGACCCGATAGAGGAGGAGACGGACGACGCCGAGGACAGCGAATCGAACACCAGTGACGAAGACGGCGACGAAGACGGCGACGAAGACGAAGACGGCGACGAGCTCATCCCCGAGTTCGAAGAGCTAGTCGACGAGTGA
- a CDS encoding UPF0058 family protein, with protein MKKQELIHLHGLLAEVEKQCSAWHDEEIDLTEYEKKGVRPTSIHKSKTDHKAAVFKLAKGITSSLDTTEERVAPHAD; from the coding sequence ATGAAAAAGCAGGAGCTCATTCACCTGCACGGCCTCCTCGCGGAGGTAGAGAAACAGTGTTCTGCGTGGCATGACGAAGAGATCGACCTGACCGAGTACGAGAAAAAGGGGGTACGACCGACCTCGATCCACAAATCGAAGACAGACCACAAGGCGGCTGTTTTTAAGCTGGCGAAAGGTATCACGTCCTCCCTCGACACGACCGAGGAGCGCGTCGCTCCTCACGCCGACTGA